The Polyodon spathula isolate WHYD16114869_AA chromosome 13, ASM1765450v1, whole genome shotgun sequence genome includes a region encoding these proteins:
- the LOC121326197 gene encoding zinc finger MIZ domain-containing protein 1-like isoform X4: MNTIPSMDRHIQQTNDRLLCIKQHLQNPANFQTAATELLDWCGDPRAFQRPFEQSLMGCLTVVSRVAAQQGYDLDLGYRLLAVCAANRDKFTPKSAETNTCRRCQSDTALLSSWCEELGRLLLLRHQKNRQSEPPGKIPMQPPMNSMNSMNSMNSMGSMKPTLSHGDGSFSYDSVPWQQNTNQPPGSLSVVTTVWGVTNTSQSQVLGNPMANTNNPMNPGGNPMASGMSTNNPGMNSPQFPGQQQQFSAKTGSNQQYMQQGMYGRPSYPGGGSFGGSYPGGPNTPGGMGIPQHTRPPNDFTQPAAAAAAAAVAAAAATATATATATVAALQETQNKDMNQYGSVCSSFQMGPTQTYNNQYMNQPGPRGPPSMPGLMNTASMGAGMTASNMSGPPMGMNQPRPPGMNPFGNHSQRMPQQGYPGPRPQSMPMPGMKRPYPGEPNYGSQQYGPNSQFQNQPGQYPTPNPTRPLPSPNYPGQRMPGQQSTGQYPPPSVSMGQYYKQEPFNGQSNNFSGSGYTYSQGSLNGPPRPAANYPHSPVPGNPTPPMTPGSNIPPYLSPNQDVKPPFPPDIKPNINALPPPPTNPNDELRLTFPVRDGVVLEPFRLEHNLAVSNHVFHLRPSVHQTLMWRSDLELQFKCYHHEDRQMNTNWPASVQVSVNATPLTIERGDNKTSHKPLHLKHVCQPGRNTIQITVTACCCSHLFVLQLVHRPSVRSVLQGLLKKRLLPAEHCITKIKRNFSSVAASSGNATLNGEDGVEQTAIKVSLKCPITFRRIQLPARGHDCKHVQCFDLESYLQLNCERGTWRCPVCNKTALLEGLEVDQYMWGILNAIQNSEFEEVTIDPTCSWRPVPIKSDIHIKEDPDGPLSKRFKTMSPSQMIMPNVMEMIAALGPGPSHYPSLPPPPGGNGEYGSQGISYQGHHSFDFPHGNPGGTSMNDFMHGPQLSHPPDMPNNLMTSDKPLSHGMPESIPHPGSTDQSHSSMQQSLHAPPHPSSQSGQPLHHSGPPQQLRQPLPQPGSNNHPHSDLTFNPLEGQAGGQGPPDMPEPSLDLLPELANPDDLLSYLDPPDLPSNSNEDLLSLFENN, from the exons CCCTCCTGTCATCGTGGTGCGAGGAATTGGGGCGGCTATTGCTTCTCCGTCACCAGAAGAACCGCCAGAGCGAACCTCCAGGGAAAATACCCATGCAGCCGCCCATGAACTCTATGAACTCTATGAACTCTATGAACTCCATGGGCTCCATGAAGCCCACACTCTCGCACGG TGATGGGTCATTTTCTTATGACTCAGTTCCTTGGCAACAAAATACTAATCAGCCCCCAGGTTCATTGTCTGTGGTTACAACGGTTTGGGGTGTAACCAACACTTCCCAAAGCCAG GTTCTGGGAAATCCAATGGCAAATACTAACAATCCCATGAACCCTGGTGGTAATCCCATGGCATCTGGGATGTCCACCAACAATCCTGGCATGAACTCGCCTCAGTTCCCTGGTCAGCAGCAACAGTTCTCAGCCAAGACTGGCTCCAATCAACAGTACATGCAGCAGGGCATGTATGGACGGCCTAGTTACCCAGGAGGGGGAAGCTTTGGAGGGAG TTATCCAGGTGGTCCCAATACCCCAGGCGGTATGGGTATTCCCCAACACACGCGGCCTCCAAATGATTTCACCCAGCCTGCCGCTGCCGCTGCCGCAGCtgcagttgctgctgctgctgccacggCAACAGCCACGGCCACGGCCACTGTGGCAGCACTCCAGGAAACACAGAACAAGGACATGAACCAGTATGGATCG GTGTGTTCTTCTTTCCAGATGGGGCCAACCCAGACCTATAACAACCAGTATATGAACCAGCCTGGTCCTCGCGGGCCCCCTTCCATGCCAGGCCTAATGAACACTGCTAGTATGGGGGCGGGGATGACGGCTTCCAACATGAGCGGCCCACCCATGGGCATGAACCAGCCAAGGCCTCCAGGAATGAACCCCTTCGGAAACCACAGCCAGAGAATGCCTCAGCAGGGCTATCCAGGTCCAAGGCCCCAGTCAATGCCTATGCCAGGGATGAAGAGGCCTTACCCAGGAGAG CCAAACTATGGCAGCCAGCAGTATGGACCAAATAGTCAGTTTCAAAACCAGCCTGGCCAATATCCAACTCCCAACCCTACAAGACCCTTGCCGTCCCCCAACTACCCTGGCCAGAGGATGCCAGGCCAACAGAGTACAGGCCAGTACCCTCCACCCAGTGTCAGCATGGGCCAGTATTACAAG CAAGAACCATTTAACGGTCAGAGCAACAATTTTTCTGGGAGTGGATACACATACAGTCAAGGAAGTCTAAATGGG CCTCCAAGGCCTGCAGCAAACTATCCACACTCTCCTGTTCCCGGAAACCCTACACCACCTATGACACCGGGAAGCAATATTCCACCGTATCTGTCACCTAATCAGGATGTCAAACCACCATTCCCACCAGACATCAAACCAAATATCAATGCCCTCCCCCCACCTCCGA CCAACCCCAACGATGAACTGCGGCTGACGTTCCCCGTGAGGGACGGTGTTGTATTGGAGCCGTTCCGATTGGAACACAACCTGGCAGTCAGCAATCACGTCTTCCATCTACGGCCATCTGTCCACCAGACTCTCATGTGGAG GTCTGACTTAGAGCTTCAGTTCAAGTGTTACCACCATGAAGACAGGCAGATGAACACAAACTGGCCAGCATCGGTGCAGGTCAGCGTAAATGCCACGCCACTCACAATCGAGCGGGGCGACAACAAGACTTCCCACAAGCCTCTGCACCTAAAACATGTCTGTCAGCCAGGAAGAAACACAATTCAGATCACAGTCACGGCCTGCTGTTGT TCACACTTGTTCGTACTGCAGCTGGTACACAGGCCCTCTGTCCGATCGGTTCTTCAAGGCTTGCTGAAGAAGCGTCTTCTCCCGGCTGAGCACTGCATCACGAAAA TAAAGAGGAACTTCAGCAGTGTAGCAGCTTCCTCAGGCAATGCCACATTAAATGGCGAGGATGGAGTGGAACAGACGGCTATCAAAGTATCTCTAAAATGTCCAATCACGTTCCGGCGGATTCAGCTTCCAGCAAGAGGCCATGACTGTAAACACGTACAG tgttttgatcTGGAGTCATATTTGCAATTGAACTGTGAACGAGGAACGTGGCGGTGTCCTGTATGCAA TAAAACGGCGCTACTTGAGGGCCTGGAGGTTGACCAATACATGTGGGGAATCTTAAATGCAATTCAGAA TTCGGAATTTGAAGAGGTCACCATTGACCCTACGTGTAGTTGGAGGCCAGTACCAATTAAGTCAGACATCCACATCAAGGAGGACCCAGACGGACCATTATCAAAGCGGTTTAAAACTATGAGTCCCAGCCAGATGATCATGCCCAATGTGATGGAAATGATTGCAGCCCTTGGTCCAGGTCCCTCGCACTATCCATCACTACCGCCTCCACCAGGAGGAAATGGTGAATATGGTAGCCAAG GCATCAGTTATCAAGGACACCACAGCTTTGACTTTCCCCATGGTAACCCTGGTGGTACGTCTATGAATGACTTCATGCACGGACCACAACTGTCTCACCCACCTGACATGCCCAACAACCTCATGACTTCTGACAAGCCACTCAGCCACGGAATGCCTGAATCA ATCCCTCATCCTGGCAGCACTGATCAATCCCATAGTTCCATGCAGCAAAGTTTGCACGCACCTCCTCACCCCAGCAGCCAGTCAGGGCAGCCATTACATCACAGTGGTCCTCCCCAGCAGTTACGGCAGCCGCTTCCACAGCCCGGTTCTAACAACCATCCACACAGCGACTTGACCTTTAACCCCTTAGAAGGTCAGGCTGGTGGGCAGGGACCGCCTGACATGCCGGAACCCTCACTGGAT CTTCTCCCAGAGCTTGCGAACCCCGACGACCTGCTATCATATCTGGACCCTCCTGACTTGCCAAGCAATAGCAACGAAGATCTTCTTTCTCtctttgaaaacaattaa
- the LOC121326197 gene encoding zinc finger MIZ domain-containing protein 1-like isoform X5 yields MNTIPSMDRHIQQTNDRLLCIKQHLQNPANFQTAATELLDWCGDPRAFQRPFEQSLMGCLTVVSRVAAQQGYDLDLGYRLLAVCAANRDKFTPKSAALLSSWCEELGRLLLLRHQKNRQSEPPGKIPMQPPMNSMNSMNSMNSMGSMKPTLSHGDGSFSYDSVPWQQNTNQPPGSLSVVTTVWGVTNTSQSQVLGNPMANTNNPMNPGGNPMASGMSTNNPGMNSPQFPGQQQQFSAKTGSNQQYMQQGMYGRPSYPGGGSFGGSYPGGPNTPGGMGIPQHTRPPNDFTQPAAAAAAAAVAAAAATATATATATVAALQETQNKDMNQYGSVCSSFQMGPTQTYNNQYMNQPGPRGPPSMPGLMNTASMGAGMTASNMSGPPMGMNQPRPPGMNPFGNHSQRMPQQGYPGPRPQSMPMPGMKRPYPGEPNYGSQQYGPNSQFQNQPGQYPTPNPTRPLPSPNYPGQRMPGQQSTGQYPPPSVSMGQYYKQEPFNGQSNNFSGSGYTYSQGSLNGPPRPAANYPHSPVPGNPTPPMTPGSNIPPYLSPNQDVKPPFPPDIKPNINALPPPPTNPNDELRLTFPVRDGVVLEPFRLEHNLAVSNHVFHLRPSVHQTLMWRSDLELQFKCYHHEDRQMNTNWPASVQVSVNATPLTIERGDNKTSHKPLHLKHVCQPGRNTIQITVTACCCSHLFVLQLVHRPSVRSVLQGLLKKRLLPAEHCITKIKRNFSSVAASSGNATLNGEDGVEQTAIKVSLKCPITFRRIQLPARGHDCKHVQCFDLESYLQLNCERGTWRCPVCNKTALLEGLEVDQYMWGILNAIQNSEFEEVTIDPTCSWRPVPIKSDIHIKEDPDGPLSKRFKTMSPSQMIMPNVMEMIAALGPGPSHYPSLPPPPGGNGEYGSQGISYQGHHSFDFPHGNPGGTSMNDFMHGPQLSHPPDMPNNLMTSDKPLSHGMPESIPHPGSTDQSHSSMQQSLHAPPHPSSQSGQPLHHSGPPQQLRQPLPQPGSNNHPHSDLTFNPLEGQAGGQGPPDMPEPSLDLLPELANPDDLLSYLDPPDLPSNSNEDLLSLFENN; encoded by the exons CCCTCCTGTCATCGTGGTGCGAGGAATTGGGGCGGCTATTGCTTCTCCGTCACCAGAAGAACCGCCAGAGCGAACCTCCAGGGAAAATACCCATGCAGCCGCCCATGAACTCTATGAACTCTATGAACTCTATGAACTCCATGGGCTCCATGAAGCCCACACTCTCGCACGG TGATGGGTCATTTTCTTATGACTCAGTTCCTTGGCAACAAAATACTAATCAGCCCCCAGGTTCATTGTCTGTGGTTACAACGGTTTGGGGTGTAACCAACACTTCCCAAAGCCAG GTTCTGGGAAATCCAATGGCAAATACTAACAATCCCATGAACCCTGGTGGTAATCCCATGGCATCTGGGATGTCCACCAACAATCCTGGCATGAACTCGCCTCAGTTCCCTGGTCAGCAGCAACAGTTCTCAGCCAAGACTGGCTCCAATCAACAGTACATGCAGCAGGGCATGTATGGACGGCCTAGTTACCCAGGAGGGGGAAGCTTTGGAGGGAG TTATCCAGGTGGTCCCAATACCCCAGGCGGTATGGGTATTCCCCAACACACGCGGCCTCCAAATGATTTCACCCAGCCTGCCGCTGCCGCTGCCGCAGCtgcagttgctgctgctgctgccacggCAACAGCCACGGCCACGGCCACTGTGGCAGCACTCCAGGAAACACAGAACAAGGACATGAACCAGTATGGATCG GTGTGTTCTTCTTTCCAGATGGGGCCAACCCAGACCTATAACAACCAGTATATGAACCAGCCTGGTCCTCGCGGGCCCCCTTCCATGCCAGGCCTAATGAACACTGCTAGTATGGGGGCGGGGATGACGGCTTCCAACATGAGCGGCCCACCCATGGGCATGAACCAGCCAAGGCCTCCAGGAATGAACCCCTTCGGAAACCACAGCCAGAGAATGCCTCAGCAGGGCTATCCAGGTCCAAGGCCCCAGTCAATGCCTATGCCAGGGATGAAGAGGCCTTACCCAGGAGAG CCAAACTATGGCAGCCAGCAGTATGGACCAAATAGTCAGTTTCAAAACCAGCCTGGCCAATATCCAACTCCCAACCCTACAAGACCCTTGCCGTCCCCCAACTACCCTGGCCAGAGGATGCCAGGCCAACAGAGTACAGGCCAGTACCCTCCACCCAGTGTCAGCATGGGCCAGTATTACAAG CAAGAACCATTTAACGGTCAGAGCAACAATTTTTCTGGGAGTGGATACACATACAGTCAAGGAAGTCTAAATGGG CCTCCAAGGCCTGCAGCAAACTATCCACACTCTCCTGTTCCCGGAAACCCTACACCACCTATGACACCGGGAAGCAATATTCCACCGTATCTGTCACCTAATCAGGATGTCAAACCACCATTCCCACCAGACATCAAACCAAATATCAATGCCCTCCCCCCACCTCCGA CCAACCCCAACGATGAACTGCGGCTGACGTTCCCCGTGAGGGACGGTGTTGTATTGGAGCCGTTCCGATTGGAACACAACCTGGCAGTCAGCAATCACGTCTTCCATCTACGGCCATCTGTCCACCAGACTCTCATGTGGAG GTCTGACTTAGAGCTTCAGTTCAAGTGTTACCACCATGAAGACAGGCAGATGAACACAAACTGGCCAGCATCGGTGCAGGTCAGCGTAAATGCCACGCCACTCACAATCGAGCGGGGCGACAACAAGACTTCCCACAAGCCTCTGCACCTAAAACATGTCTGTCAGCCAGGAAGAAACACAATTCAGATCACAGTCACGGCCTGCTGTTGT TCACACTTGTTCGTACTGCAGCTGGTACACAGGCCCTCTGTCCGATCGGTTCTTCAAGGCTTGCTGAAGAAGCGTCTTCTCCCGGCTGAGCACTGCATCACGAAAA TAAAGAGGAACTTCAGCAGTGTAGCAGCTTCCTCAGGCAATGCCACATTAAATGGCGAGGATGGAGTGGAACAGACGGCTATCAAAGTATCTCTAAAATGTCCAATCACGTTCCGGCGGATTCAGCTTCCAGCAAGAGGCCATGACTGTAAACACGTACAG tgttttgatcTGGAGTCATATTTGCAATTGAACTGTGAACGAGGAACGTGGCGGTGTCCTGTATGCAA TAAAACGGCGCTACTTGAGGGCCTGGAGGTTGACCAATACATGTGGGGAATCTTAAATGCAATTCAGAA TTCGGAATTTGAAGAGGTCACCATTGACCCTACGTGTAGTTGGAGGCCAGTACCAATTAAGTCAGACATCCACATCAAGGAGGACCCAGACGGACCATTATCAAAGCGGTTTAAAACTATGAGTCCCAGCCAGATGATCATGCCCAATGTGATGGAAATGATTGCAGCCCTTGGTCCAGGTCCCTCGCACTATCCATCACTACCGCCTCCACCAGGAGGAAATGGTGAATATGGTAGCCAAG GCATCAGTTATCAAGGACACCACAGCTTTGACTTTCCCCATGGTAACCCTGGTGGTACGTCTATGAATGACTTCATGCACGGACCACAACTGTCTCACCCACCTGACATGCCCAACAACCTCATGACTTCTGACAAGCCACTCAGCCACGGAATGCCTGAATCA ATCCCTCATCCTGGCAGCACTGATCAATCCCATAGTTCCATGCAGCAAAGTTTGCACGCACCTCCTCACCCCAGCAGCCAGTCAGGGCAGCCATTACATCACAGTGGTCCTCCCCAGCAGTTACGGCAGCCGCTTCCACAGCCCGGTTCTAACAACCATCCACACAGCGACTTGACCTTTAACCCCTTAGAAGGTCAGGCTGGTGGGCAGGGACCGCCTGACATGCCGGAACCCTCACTGGAT CTTCTCCCAGAGCTTGCGAACCCCGACGACCTGCTATCATATCTGGACCCTCCTGACTTGCCAAGCAATAGCAACGAAGATCTTCTTTCTCtctttgaaaacaattaa
- the LOC121326197 gene encoding zinc finger MIZ domain-containing protein 1-like isoform X3, producing the protein MNTIPSMDRHIQQTNDRLLCIKQHLQNPANFQTAATELLDWCGDPRAFQRPFEQSLMGCLTVVSRVAAQQGYDLDLGYRLLAVCAANRDKFTPKSAALLSSWCEELGRLLLLRHQKNRQSEPPGKIPMQPPMNSMNSMNSMNSMGSMKPTLSHGDGSFSYDSVPWQQNTNQPPGSLSVVTTVWGVTNTSQSQVLGNPMANTNNPMNPGGNPMASGMSTNNPGMNSPQFPGQQQQFSAKTGSNQQYMQQGMYGRPSYPGGGSFGGSYPGGPNTPGGMGIPQHTRPPNDFTQPAAAAAAAAVAAAAATATATATATVAALQETQNKDMNQYGSVCSSFQMGPTQTYNNQYMNQPGPRGPPSMPGLMNTASMGAGMTASNMSGPPMGMNQPRPPGMNPFGNHSQRMPQQGYPGPRPQSMPMPGMKRPYPGEPNYGSQQYGPNSQFQNQPGQYPTPNPTRPLPSPNYPGQRMPGQQSTGQYPPPSVSMGQYYKQEPFNGQSNNFSGSGYTYSQGSLNGPPRPAANYPHSPVPGNPTPPMTPGSNIPPYLSPNQDVKPPFPPDIKPNINALPPPPNAKGKVHAFSPSSIPANPNDELRLTFPVRDGVVLEPFRLEHNLAVSNHVFHLRPSVHQTLMWRSDLELQFKCYHHEDRQMNTNWPASVQVSVNATPLTIERGDNKTSHKPLHLKHVCQPGRNTIQITVTACCCSHLFVLQLVHRPSVRSVLQGLLKKRLLPAEHCITKIKRNFSSVAASSGNATLNGEDGVEQTAIKVSLKCPITFRRIQLPARGHDCKHVQCFDLESYLQLNCERGTWRCPVCNKTALLEGLEVDQYMWGILNAIQNSEFEEVTIDPTCSWRPVPIKSDIHIKEDPDGPLSKRFKTMSPSQMIMPNVMEMIAALGPGPSHYPSLPPPPGGNGEYGSQGISYQGHHSFDFPHGNPGGTSMNDFMHGPQLSHPPDMPNNLMTSDKPLSHGMPESIPHPGSTDQSHSSMQQSLHAPPHPSSQSGQPLHHSGPPQQLRQPLPQPGSNNHPHSDLTFNPLEGQAGGQGPPDMPEPSLDLLPELANPDDLLSYLDPPDLPSNSNEDLLSLFENN; encoded by the exons CCCTCCTGTCATCGTGGTGCGAGGAATTGGGGCGGCTATTGCTTCTCCGTCACCAGAAGAACCGCCAGAGCGAACCTCCAGGGAAAATACCCATGCAGCCGCCCATGAACTCTATGAACTCTATGAACTCTATGAACTCCATGGGCTCCATGAAGCCCACACTCTCGCACGG TGATGGGTCATTTTCTTATGACTCAGTTCCTTGGCAACAAAATACTAATCAGCCCCCAGGTTCATTGTCTGTGGTTACAACGGTTTGGGGTGTAACCAACACTTCCCAAAGCCAG GTTCTGGGAAATCCAATGGCAAATACTAACAATCCCATGAACCCTGGTGGTAATCCCATGGCATCTGGGATGTCCACCAACAATCCTGGCATGAACTCGCCTCAGTTCCCTGGTCAGCAGCAACAGTTCTCAGCCAAGACTGGCTCCAATCAACAGTACATGCAGCAGGGCATGTATGGACGGCCTAGTTACCCAGGAGGGGGAAGCTTTGGAGGGAG TTATCCAGGTGGTCCCAATACCCCAGGCGGTATGGGTATTCCCCAACACACGCGGCCTCCAAATGATTTCACCCAGCCTGCCGCTGCCGCTGCCGCAGCtgcagttgctgctgctgctgccacggCAACAGCCACGGCCACGGCCACTGTGGCAGCACTCCAGGAAACACAGAACAAGGACATGAACCAGTATGGATCG GTGTGTTCTTCTTTCCAGATGGGGCCAACCCAGACCTATAACAACCAGTATATGAACCAGCCTGGTCCTCGCGGGCCCCCTTCCATGCCAGGCCTAATGAACACTGCTAGTATGGGGGCGGGGATGACGGCTTCCAACATGAGCGGCCCACCCATGGGCATGAACCAGCCAAGGCCTCCAGGAATGAACCCCTTCGGAAACCACAGCCAGAGAATGCCTCAGCAGGGCTATCCAGGTCCAAGGCCCCAGTCAATGCCTATGCCAGGGATGAAGAGGCCTTACCCAGGAGAG CCAAACTATGGCAGCCAGCAGTATGGACCAAATAGTCAGTTTCAAAACCAGCCTGGCCAATATCCAACTCCCAACCCTACAAGACCCTTGCCGTCCCCCAACTACCCTGGCCAGAGGATGCCAGGCCAACAGAGTACAGGCCAGTACCCTCCACCCAGTGTCAGCATGGGCCAGTATTACAAG CAAGAACCATTTAACGGTCAGAGCAACAATTTTTCTGGGAGTGGATACACATACAGTCAAGGAAGTCTAAATGGG CCTCCAAGGCCTGCAGCAAACTATCCACACTCTCCTGTTCCCGGAAACCCTACACCACCTATGACACCGGGAAGCAATATTCCACCGTATCTGTCACCTAATCAGGATGTCAAACCACCATTCCCACCAGACATCAAACCAAATATCAATGCCCTCCCCCCACCTCCGA ATGCAAAAGGGAAAGTTCACGCTTTCTCTCCCTCTTCGATCCCAGCCAACCCCAACGATGAACTGCGGCTGACGTTCCCCGTGAGGGACGGTGTTGTATTGGAGCCGTTCCGATTGGAACACAACCTGGCAGTCAGCAATCACGTCTTCCATCTACGGCCATCTGTCCACCAGACTCTCATGTGGAG GTCTGACTTAGAGCTTCAGTTCAAGTGTTACCACCATGAAGACAGGCAGATGAACACAAACTGGCCAGCATCGGTGCAGGTCAGCGTAAATGCCACGCCACTCACAATCGAGCGGGGCGACAACAAGACTTCCCACAAGCCTCTGCACCTAAAACATGTCTGTCAGCCAGGAAGAAACACAATTCAGATCACAGTCACGGCCTGCTGTTGT TCACACTTGTTCGTACTGCAGCTGGTACACAGGCCCTCTGTCCGATCGGTTCTTCAAGGCTTGCTGAAGAAGCGTCTTCTCCCGGCTGAGCACTGCATCACGAAAA TAAAGAGGAACTTCAGCAGTGTAGCAGCTTCCTCAGGCAATGCCACATTAAATGGCGAGGATGGAGTGGAACAGACGGCTATCAAAGTATCTCTAAAATGTCCAATCACGTTCCGGCGGATTCAGCTTCCAGCAAGAGGCCATGACTGTAAACACGTACAG tgttttgatcTGGAGTCATATTTGCAATTGAACTGTGAACGAGGAACGTGGCGGTGTCCTGTATGCAA TAAAACGGCGCTACTTGAGGGCCTGGAGGTTGACCAATACATGTGGGGAATCTTAAATGCAATTCAGAA TTCGGAATTTGAAGAGGTCACCATTGACCCTACGTGTAGTTGGAGGCCAGTACCAATTAAGTCAGACATCCACATCAAGGAGGACCCAGACGGACCATTATCAAAGCGGTTTAAAACTATGAGTCCCAGCCAGATGATCATGCCCAATGTGATGGAAATGATTGCAGCCCTTGGTCCAGGTCCCTCGCACTATCCATCACTACCGCCTCCACCAGGAGGAAATGGTGAATATGGTAGCCAAG GCATCAGTTATCAAGGACACCACAGCTTTGACTTTCCCCATGGTAACCCTGGTGGTACGTCTATGAATGACTTCATGCACGGACCACAACTGTCTCACCCACCTGACATGCCCAACAACCTCATGACTTCTGACAAGCCACTCAGCCACGGAATGCCTGAATCA ATCCCTCATCCTGGCAGCACTGATCAATCCCATAGTTCCATGCAGCAAAGTTTGCACGCACCTCCTCACCCCAGCAGCCAGTCAGGGCAGCCATTACATCACAGTGGTCCTCCCCAGCAGTTACGGCAGCCGCTTCCACAGCCCGGTTCTAACAACCATCCACACAGCGACTTGACCTTTAACCCCTTAGAAGGTCAGGCTGGTGGGCAGGGACCGCCTGACATGCCGGAACCCTCACTGGAT CTTCTCCCAGAGCTTGCGAACCCCGACGACCTGCTATCATATCTGGACCCTCCTGACTTGCCAAGCAATAGCAACGAAGATCTTCTTTCTCtctttgaaaacaattaa